The following nucleotide sequence is from Aneurinibacillus soli.
TCATGATATAAATTTCCAATTGGAACAAGTCCCGTTTATATATCCAGAAAGGTGTCCAACGAGATCCAGGCGCTTCGTAATCTCGCCCCCGACAGAACCGTTCTGGCGAGATGTTATATCCGGTCCAAGCTGCACACCGAACTCAGAAGCGATTTCATGCGAGGTAAATTAATCCATGTATTTTTGAATGTATTTCTTTCGAGTGGGAAAAATAATAACATCCACAGTTTGGAGGAATACAGTATGAATGAAATCGAGGAACTTCTAAAACAGATCGAGGAATTAAGAAGAACGCTCTATGCATTAGCGACAAAAAAGAAGCTGAGCGATCCAGAGGTTGTGACAGCAAGTCAAATGTTAGATGCTTTGTTAAATGAGTATGAGAAGTTAATCAAGAGAAAGAAAGAAGATAAATAAAATCGCTTCCGACTGAGAGTAAAGTAGTGAGGTTTCGTATTAATTAATCAAAAGTTAAAATGGATTTCATATTTTTTTAATCAGCACGTAATATAAGTCGTTTATTATTTGTTTTGTAGCATCATGACTTAAAATGCTGATGTATAAGAGAGGTAGTCTTACGATGATAACAACTAGCAAACTGGATAAGTATATAGAGAAACTGTTACAAATGGGTATTTTCAAGATTAACGATCATCAACTTTATGAATGTTCAGAGAAAGAAGTGAAACAAGCTCTGTTTCATGCTCTATCAAGAAACAGAAAAGTACAAGTACATTGAACTTCTCATCGCTAGTCCACTCTACTGAGCAAAATTAGTACGATATATCCCAGGCTGTTGGTTAAATTATGTTTCTAACAGTCTGAGTCCTTCTTGCAAAATTTACACATGATGCTCCAGATACTCTTCTACGTACTTTGATTCATCACTGATAGTGCCCAGCCTTTCCCCGATGTATCCCCATGCCTGGAAACAGGTGGTTATTGAAGGGCAGTATCCAGCATTTCTCAGGCGCGATCCCATTCTTCAGCGGCTGTTTTATCACGTTCTCCTGAAATAGTTTCTTTTCATTATCTGCCGACTTGAAACAGATATAGAAGAGATAATACCTCCAGCTTGATTGACGCCCTGATTTTGTCAAATTTCCGATCAAAATGGCACCCGTTCAAGTTGTCCATCCGCTTCTCTCCTTCCCAAAAGAAAAAGCCTCTCTAGAATTTGATTTCCATACTTCAAACTAATTAAGAACTCACCGATAAATAAAGTGAAACGCGATTTTTATTACATCGGAGTGAAGACCTATGATCAAAAAAACTCTTGGTAGCTTACTAGCCTTATCACTAATTACAGCACCAGTTACGGTATTTGCAGCGCCTGGCCATGGTACTAGTTCTTACAACTCTCAAAGCTGACTACGATCAAATTACAGCTCTTCATGCTCAACTGAAAAACAGTACAGCCGCTGTGCCCGTTCCTGTAACTCCAGTTCCGACTACGGATCCTAGTGGAAGCCAAACACCAGCACCTACTGGCGATACTGTAACCCCGGTTCCAACAGATAGCAGTGGTTCATCAACACCTGTTGAACCAAATCCCGTAGACCCGACTTCTACTACAACACAGCCTTAATCATTAGACATGCATCAAAGGGTACAACCGTTGTACCCTTTGATTTTTACCATCTACATTACCACTATCATTCAAATCATGGCTAAAATCGATTAAAAATTTTTTGAGATCGATTGCCACAGATGAATAACACTTCTCTGTCCTGTTAGGAATCCCCAGGCAAACCATAGAAGACAGATTGCTCCAATAATAACAACACCACCTGAACAGATTCTGAACATATATAGCTTAGTCACAGTGTTTCTGTATAATAGGTATATCCTAAGCTGCTAAAAGGAAAGGGTTAAAAAATGCTAACAAATCAAGAAAAAGATGATGTAATCTATATGGCACGACGGATCATGCTTTCGAATCGTGATGTGGAATGGGAAGGATGGAAGCAGCTGGTTGAAGATGAACTTCTACAACTGGACTGGCCAATAGAAAAGCA
It contains:
- a CDS encoding aspartyl-phosphate phosphatase Spo0E family protein; its protein translation is MNEIEELLKQIEELRRTLYALATKKKLSDPEVVTASQMLDALLNEYEKLIKRKKEDK